DNA from Verrucomicrobiota bacterium:
AAGCCGAGCGCGGGAATGAGCCGCGGCTCGCCGGGGAAGAGCGCATCCGCGGCGACCTGCTCCTGCACGAAACGCGCCCACGGCTTGTCGGCGTTGAGCGACTCGATGACGTAGTCGCGGTAGGGCCAGGCGTTCTCGCGCACGCGGTCCTGGTCGTGGCCGTGCGTCTCGGCGAAGCGCGCGACGTCGAGCCAGTGGCGAGCCCAGCGTTCACCGTGTCGCGGGCTGGCGAGAAGACGGTCCACGAGACGCTCGATCGCGGCGTCTCCGTGTCTCCGCGTCTCCGCGTCCTTGGCCGACGACGCGGGGACGCTGGGACGCGGAGACGCGGGGAAGGTGCTGGCAAACTCCTCCACATCCTCCGGCGCCGGGGGCAGGCCGACGAGGCCGAAATGGAGCCGGCGAATCAGCGTGCGCGCGTCAGCCTCCGGCGATGGAGAGAGGCCCTTCTCGCGCAGTTTCGAGACGATGAAAGCGTCGATGGGATTTCGGATTTCAGTTTTCGAATTGCGGAGAATTGGGACGACCGGGCGGACAATGGGCTTGAGGGACCACCAGTTCGTTGCGGCATTCGCTGGTGAAGTTTTCGCCGCCGCGCCTTCCGCATCGGGCGCCAGGAACAGGACGAACGCAGCCGGGCACGCGAGTTTACTCCAACCTGTCATGGCGCAGGCTCACGCCAGCAGCGGCTTCACGACTTCGCCCGCCACGTTCGTGAGGCGCATGTCGAGCCCTTGGAACTTGAAGTTCAGCCGCGTGTGGTCAATGCCCAGCAGGTGCAGCATCGTGGCGTGGAGGTCGTTCACGTGCATGCGGTCCACGGTGGCGTGGTAGCCGAAGTCGTCCGTCGCGCCGTAAGTGACGCCGCCCTTGACGCCGCCGCCGGCGAGCCAGATGGAGAAGGCCTTCTGGTGATGGTCGCGGCCGTTGCCCTGCGCCATCGGCGTGCGGCCGAACTCGCCGTTCCACAGGATGAGGGTGTCCTTGAGCATGTCGCGCTGCTTGAGGTCGGTGAGCAGCGCGGCCATCGGCTGGTCCACCTCGGCGGCGGTGCCGCGCACGTGGTCCTTGATGCTGCCGTGGTGATCCCAGTCGCGGTGGTAAAGCTGGATGAAGCGCACGCCGCGCTCCGCGAGGCGGCGCGCGAGCAACGCATTCGAGGCGAAGGAGCCGTCGCCGGGCTTCGCGCCGTAGAGGTCGAGCGCGCTCGCGGGCTCCTTCGAGATGTCCATCAGGTCGGGCACGCTCGCCTGCATGCGGAACGCCATTTCATACTGGCTGATGCGCGTGGCGATCTCGGGGTCGTCCACGACGGCGTTCTGCAGCTGGTTCAACTTCTGCACGGCGCGCACGACGTCCTCCTGCTGGCCGGGCGCGATGCCGCGCGGGTTTTTCACGTAGAGGACGGGGTCGCCCTTCGAGCGCAACTCGACACCGGTGAACTTCGTCGGCAGGAATCCGCTCGCCCACTGCCGCGCGGACACGGGCTGCGACTGGCCGAACTTGCCCGTGGACAGCAGCACGACGAAGCCCGGCAAATCTTCGCACTCGGAGCCGAGCCCGTAGAGCAGCCACGAGCCGAACGACGGCCGGCCGCTGATGAGCGTGCCGGTGTTCATGTAGGTGTGCGCCGGATCGTGGTTGATGGCCTCGGTGTGCATCGAGCGGACGATGGCGAGCTCATCCGCGTGCTCCGCGAGTTTCGGGAAGATCTCCGAAATCTCCTGTCCCGACTGGCCGGCCTTCTTGAATTCCCATTGCGGCCCGAAACACTTGAGCGCCTTGTTGCCCTGCAACTGCGCGATGGGCTGTCCCGCCGTGATGCTCTCGGGCATTGGTTCGCCGTGGAGTTTCGCGAGATGCGGCTTGGGGTCGAACGTTTCGAGGTGTGACGGCCCGCCCGCCATGTAGAGCTGGATGACGCGCCTGGCCTTTGGCGGATGATGAAACGGCCGCACGACGCCCGGCCACCTGTCGGACTTCGCGGGAGCCGGCGAGGCGGCAAAGATCCGCGAAGCGAGGAGGTCCGCGAATGCCGCGGTGCCGACGGTCGCGCCGGCGCGGCACAGAAACGCGCGACGGTTCAATTCGTTCTGGAGTAGCAAGGGGTTCATCTCAGTTTCGCGTGATCGTCTCGTGCAGGTTCAGGATGGTCCGCGCGACGCTGGTCCACGAGGCCAGTTCGGTGGCGTCGAGGTCCTTCGCCGCGGGCTTCCCGCCGGATTTGAGCAGTTCATCCACGGCGGCCTTGTCGGTGGCGTATTGCTGGTGATGCTTGGACTGGAGTTCGGTGAGCAGCTTCAGTTCATCGGGCAGCGGTTTGCGCGAGAGCGCCGCGCGGTAGGCGAACTCGATGCGGCTCTTCGCGTCCTGGCCGCCCTCGCGGACGATGCGCTCTGCGAAGGTGCGCGCGGCTTCTACGTAAGTCGGGTCGTTGAGCAGCACGAGCGCCTGCTGCGGCGTGTTCGAGCGGACGCGCTCGGCGACGCATTCCTCGCGCGTGCTCGCGTCGAACGCCGCAAGGCTCGGGTGCAGGAACGTCCGGCACCAATAGGTGTAAACGCCGCGGCGATACAACCCGTCGCCGCTGTCGTTCTGCCATTCGCGCTTCGGGAAGTTCAGGTAGCTCCAGTAGCCGGGCGGCTGGTAGGGCTTCGCGCTTGGTCCGCCGACGCTCAAGTTCAGCAAGCCGGCGACCGCGAGCGCGTTGTCGCGCACCATCTCGGCGTCAATGCGGAACCGCCCCTGCCGCGCGAGTTGCGCGTTGTAAGGGTCCTTCTGCCGAAGTTCAGGCGTGTCGCGCGACGTGCGCCGATACGTGTCCGACGTGGCGATGAGTTTCATCAACCGCTTCACGTCCCAGCCGCTGGCGATGAAGTCCTGCGCGAGCCAGTCGAGCAACTCGGGATGCGATGGGTGCGTCCCCTGACGGCCGAAGTCCTCAAGCGTGGTGACGATGCCGCGGCCGAACATGAGCTTCCACGCGCGGTTGACGAAGACCCGGGCGACGAGCGGGTTGTCCGGCGCGGTCATCCACTTCGCCAAGTCGAGGCGCGTGGCCCGGCCCTTCGCATCAAGCTTGCCGAGGAACGCAGGCAGCGCGGGCTGCACAATCTCGCCGTCGTCGCTGAGCCAGTTGCCGCGCGGCAGGATGCGCATCATGCGCGGCTCGCTCGATGCGGTCATCATGGTGCGGACGACCTTCGCGTCCACGGCGGCGCGGGCGGCCTTCGCTTCGTTCAACTGCTTGTGCAGCGGGTCAAACGTCGCTCGACTGCCGCCCCACACGAACTCGACGTAGTGCTCGCGGATGGTTTTGCGCTGCGCGTCGGTGCGTTTGTCGTCGGCAACCTTGATCGCGTCCACGACGGGCTTGGGCACGGCGGACTTCGTCTCGGCCTTCACCTTGGCTTCCCACGCGCGCTGTGACGCGGCCGGGAGGTCGGGCTTGGGCGGCGGGCGCTTCGCAGACGTCGCATCCTTCGGCTCGTCCTTCGGTGCCGGAAGCGGCAGCGGTTCCGGTTCCTCATACTTCGCCTTCGCGACGGCTTCGCGGATGGACTTCTCGACCGCGGCGATCTGCTTGTCGGCGGCGTCGAGATTGGCCTTCTGTTCGGCGGTCGGCAGCGGCACGGTTTCGAGTCCGCCGACGGCGGTCTCCTTCACATCGGAGAAGAACGACGCGAAACTGTAGAAATCGCGCTGTGTGAACGGGTCGTATTTGTGGTCATGGCACTCGGCGCAACCCATCGTCGAGCCAAGCCACACGACCGACGCGTTGCGGACGCGGTCGGCGGCATACTTGGCGGTGTATTCCTTCGGTTGCGCGCCGCCCTCCTCGGTGGTCATGAGCAGCTTGTTGTAACCACTGGCGACGCGCTGCTCCTGCGAAGCCTCGGGGAACAAATCACCCGCGAGTTGCTCCGCGGTGAACACATCGAACCGCTTGTTCGAGTTGAAGGCGTTGATCACGTAGTCGCGATACGGCGTGATGCTCTGGTGCTGGTCGCCATGGTAGCCGCGCGTGTCCGCGTAACGCACGAGGTCGAGCCAATACATCGCCATCCGCTCGCCGTAATGCGGCGACGCAAGCAGGCGGTCCATGAGAGCTTCGACTGCAGCCGCCTCCCGTTCTCCCTTTCTCCCCTTCTCCGCTGCGCTGGCGGAGGCCGGGGCGCGGGGGAGAGAGGGAGCGGGGGAGAAGGCACGAACAAACAACTCCACCTCCTCCGGCTTCGGCGGAAGGCCCGTGAGATCGAACGACAGCCGTCGGATCAACGTCACCGGGTCGGCCTCGGGCTGTGGCTTGAGCTTCTGCGCTTCAAGCTTCGCGAGGGCAAAGTTATCAATCGGATTCCGCACGCGCTCCTTTGCCTTTACCGCGGGGACTACGGGCTTCGCCACGGGCTGATACGCCCAGTGCATCTGATACTCCGCGCCCTGCTCGATCCATCTCTTGAACAGCTCGATTTGCTGCGACGTGAGCTTCTTGCCTGTCTCGGCCGGCGGCATGAGATCGTCGGGGTCCTTCGTCGTGAGGCGGCGGACCAGTTCGCTTTGCGAGGGCTTCTTCGCGATGATCGCCGTCCTGCCCGACTTGGCGGGCTTGGTCGCGACCTCGCGCAAGTCGAGACGCAGGCCGCCCTTCACATGCTTCGGGTCCGGCCCGTGGCACTTGAAACAGGTGTCCGACAGGATGGGCCGGATGTCACGGTTGAAGTCCACCTTCTGCGAACTCGCCGCGGCGTGAGCACTGGCGCAAAGCATCGACGCCGTCGCGGCGAACGGGAGGAATCGGTTTCGCATGGCTCGGATATGGTAGGGAGATGGACGGGGCCCGGCGCGAGAAAAATCACTCCACGTAAACGAACGCGTTGAGGTTGAAGAGCACGCGGCAAAACTCGCCCAGCGGGGAAGTGGCGAGGAATTCGCGCGCGAGTTGCGCCTCGTGCGCGGTGGGTGAATTCACGGCGTGGCCCTTCACTTCAGATTCAACTCCGCGATGAGTCTGGCGACGCGCTCGTCGTCGAGGCGGTCCTTGTGAACGGCGATGTTCTTGGGCGCGCCGATGGCGGTGTAGCTCGCGCGCAGCATGACGGTGCTGAAGTGCCCGCCGCTGTTGTGCAGCACGAGCGGGTTGGGGGCGGCGAGCAGGATGGGGGTCTCGAACGCGCCCATGCGGCGGAAGCCTGGCACGAACATCGCGGGCGCGAGCAGGGCGTCGTCGTTCATCACGTCAAAGTCCGAGCAATCCGCGACCACGGCGTCGGCGCCGGGCGCGGCGAGGAGCGTCCACAATCCGGCGGTGCCGAGTCCGCAGAGGATCACCTGCCGTCCGCGTGATTCCACGTGGAGGAACGCGCAGACGGTCAGCAAATCCTGCACGCGCTCCTGCAGGTCGGTGCGGTTGTAGGTGGTGAAGTAGTTCCGGTGCGGGTCGCGCCGGACCACTGCGGAAGGATCGGCGAGTTCGCCCGTGAGGAAGGTGTCGAGGACCAGCACGGCGCTGCCGTCGAGCACGAGCTGGCGCGCGAGCCCCTGCGCCATGCCGTTCGGCGCGATGAATGGCGACTTGCCGTCGGAATGCGCGAGCACGACGGTGCGGCCGAGTTTGTCGTCCTTGGGCGTGAACAGCACGGCGGGCAACCGGTCGCCCCGGCTGTCGCGGCCGATGGCGAGGCGCGTGACCGTGTAAGGCCCATACGGCAGGGCGTCGGGGCGCTCGACGACGAGCCCGCCAACGGGGAATTGAAGCTGCATGGTGTGCTTCCAAAGCGGCGTGAGCGCCTCCTTGACGTGCTTGAGCGAGGCGCTGTCCATCGGGCGGAGCGAGGCGAGATGGGAGCGTGCTTCGAGAATGCGCGACTGGACGAACGCGACCTCGCTGATGGCGCCGGGCGCGAGCTGGTTCGTGCCGGGGAATACGCGGAGCGCGGCGTCGGGCTCCTTGCTGAACGGGAATTCCACACGGGCATCCTTGAGCGGCGCCTTGAGCAGCCAGTGCTCGAACCACGGATAGACGGCCTCGCGCGAGGTCTTGTTGTAGTTGTGCGGGAAGTCGAAGGTGACGTGGCGAAACCGGTCCGCGGCCTTGAGCCCGGGCGCGTTGAAGAGCTTGTAAACGCCCGCGATGCCCGGGCCCTCGATGGTCTGCGTGGTCTTCGTCCAGTCCCCGCTGGCGGCAACGAGGATTTGCGGGCGCGGCGCGGGGACGGCCGCGATTTCCATGTTTGAGTAATTCAACCGCAGGCCGGGCGCGTTTTCGCAAAGGCAGCCGCCCTGCATCGAGTGCGACACCATGACGACGGGGGCCTGCGCAGCGAGGTTGCCGGCGATGGCGCCGAGCATGAACGTCTGCGTGCCGCCGCCGGACTCGCCGGTGCACGCGAGGCGCGCGGGGTCCACGTCGGGCAGCGACATGAGGAACATCATGGCGCGAAGGCTGTTGTAAGTCTGGAGTCCCATCAGGTTCAGACTCCAAAATTGGGCGGTGGGGCTGGTGAGGATGCGGCCGTGCGACCCGAACTGCATTGTGTCATTGTAGCCGAACATGTCGTAGCTGAACGCGACCATGCCGGACTGGGCGAAGTTGATGCAGCGGCCCGCGATGGAGCCATTCGGTTCGTCGGCCATGCGGCCCTTGCCCCAGTGGCCGTGCGGGTTGAGGACGCCGGGGAACGGGCCGTTGCCGCGGCCCAGCGGGCGGTAGAGGTTGCCCGCGAGGACCACGCCGGGGAACGTCTCGAAGTGGACTTTTTCAATCGAGTATCCGTCGCGCGCGATGCGGCCAAAGACCGTGGCGTTGAGCGGCGACTGCTCGGGGAACGGCCACAAGCCGCAGCTCACGAGGATCTGCTCGCGGATTTGCTTCGCGCGCGCCTGCCATTCGGCTTTCGACCCGATGACGGGAAATGGGCGCGGGGTGTTGAGATCGCGGACGACGTCCGCCCGCTGGTCTTTCGCGGGAAGCGACGGCGCGGCGGAGCCGAAGGGAACAAGCGCGCCGGCAGCGACAACGAACGAAAGCAAACTGCGGACCGGGCGATTCATGCGAGCAGCGGCAGGATAACGGCCGAAGCGGGGAAGTTGAGCAAAAACTTGGAGCCGGCCGGCGCGTGATTCTGGCGCCGCGATCGTGTTTGCGAACTACGTCACTGACTTGCCGTGGCGCCCGGCCATGAGGAATTCGAGGAAAACCCCAAGGCTCTGGTTGAGGTCCTTGCGCGGCACGATGGCGTCGATGAGGCCGTGGTCGAGGAGGAATTCCGCGGTCTGAAAACCCGGCGGCAGGTCCGCCTGTGTGGTGTCCTTGATCACGCGCGGCCCCGCGAAACCGATCATCGCGCCCGGTTCGGCGAGGATGAGGTCTCCGAGGCTTGCGTAGCTCGCCATCACGCCCGCGGTCGTCGGGTGGGTCAGGACGCTGATGTAAGGCAGCCGCGCCCGGCCGTGATAGGCGAGCGCCGCGCTCGTCTTGGCCATCTGCATGAGGCTGAACATGCCCTCATACATGCGCGCGCCGCCGGAGGTTGAGATGATGATGACGGGCAGACCGCGCGAGGTGCCGGCCTCGATGAGGCGGGTGAGCTTCTCGCCGACGACCGAGCCCATCGAGCCGCCAAGGAAGCTGAAGTCCATCACGCCGAGCGCGACCGCCTGCCCGCCGATGCGGCCGATGCCGGTGGTCACGGCGTCCTTCAGGTTGGTGCGATCCTGGTAATCTTCGAGCTTCGAGGCGTAAGTGGCGACGCCGGTGAACTTGAGCACGTCCACGCTGGTCATCCCGGCGTCCATCTCCTCGAAAGAACACGTCTCGACAAGCGAGTGAATCCGCTCGCGCGCGCCGATGGTGAAGTGATGGCTGCACTTGGGACAGACCTTCAGGTTGGCATCAAGTTCCTTGTCGTAGAGGATCGACGCGCAATTGGGGCACTTCTTCCAGAGCCCTTCGGGGATTTCCTTCTTGCGGGTCTTGGAGCTGCCAAGCTTGGGCTTGCGGAAGAACGCCGTCTCCGCCGTGGCGGTCAAGGGGGTGACAGCCGGTTCAACACCTTCGGAGCCGAGAGATTTGCGTGTGAATGAAGTGGTCGCCATGGTCAAACGGTCGCAAAAGAACGGGCCGAACGGTTGCCCCATCGTGGTCGGCTTCGCGCGGGGAGGCAACGGAAAACTTTGGAATGCCCGGCCCCGCCTGCGCGGGCATCCGGCGCGTCAGAGACGTGTTCCGAGCACTCCGCGCGCGAGTGTCCACACGCAGACTTCGCCGGCGCCGCCGTCCATGAGGACCTT
Protein-coding regions in this window:
- a CDS encoding DUF1501 domain-containing protein, which gives rise to MNPLLLQNELNRRAFLCRAGATVGTAAFADLLASRIFAASPAPAKSDRWPGVVRPFHHPPKARRVIQLYMAGGPSHLETFDPKPHLAKLHGEPMPESITAGQPIAQLQGNKALKCFGPQWEFKKAGQSGQEISEIFPKLAEHADELAIVRSMHTEAINHDPAHTYMNTGTLISGRPSFGSWLLYGLGSECEDLPGFVVLLSTGKFGQSQPVSARQWASGFLPTKFTGVELRSKGDPVLYVKNPRGIAPGQQEDVVRAVQKLNQLQNAVVDDPEIATRISQYEMAFRMQASVPDLMDISKEPASALDLYGAKPGDGSFASNALLARRLAERGVRFIQLYHRDWDHHGSIKDHVRGTAAEVDQPMAALLTDLKQRDMLKDTLILWNGEFGRTPMAQGNGRDHHQKAFSIWLAGGGVKGGVTYGATDDFGYHATVDRMHVNDLHATMLHLLGIDHTRLNFKFQGLDMRLTNVAGEVVKPLLA
- a CDS encoding DUF1553 domain-containing protein, translating into MRNRFLPFAATASMLCASAHAAASSQKVDFNRDIRPILSDTCFKCHGPDPKHVKGGLRLDLREVATKPAKSGRTAIIAKKPSQSELVRRLTTKDPDDLMPPAETGKKLTSQQIELFKRWIEQGAEYQMHWAYQPVAKPVVPAVKAKERVRNPIDNFALAKLEAQKLKPQPEADPVTLIRRLSFDLTGLPPKPEEVELFVRAFSPAPSLPRAPASASAAEKGRKGEREAAAVEALMDRLLASPHYGERMAMYWLDLVRYADTRGYHGDQHQSITPYRDYVINAFNSNKRFDVFTAEQLAGDLFPEASQEQRVASGYNKLLMTTEEGGAQPKEYTAKYAADRVRNASVVWLGSTMGCAECHDHKYDPFTQRDFYSFASFFSDVKETAVGGLETVPLPTAEQKANLDAADKQIAAVEKSIREAVAKAKYEEPEPLPLPAPKDEPKDATSAKRPPPKPDLPAASQRAWEAKVKAETKSAVPKPVVDAIKVADDKRTDAQRKTIREHYVEFVWGGSRATFDPLHKQLNEAKAARAAVDAKVVRTMMTASSEPRMMRILPRGNWLSDDGEIVQPALPAFLGKLDAKGRATRLDLAKWMTAPDNPLVARVFVNRAWKLMFGRGIVTTLEDFGRQGTHPSHPELLDWLAQDFIASGWDVKRLMKLIATSDTYRRTSRDTPELRQKDPYNAQLARQGRFRIDAEMVRDNALAVAGLLNLSVGGPSAKPYQPPGYWSYLNFPKREWQNDSGDGLYRRGVYTYWCRTFLHPSLAAFDASTREECVAERVRSNTPQQALVLLNDPTYVEAARTFAERIVREGGQDAKSRIEFAYRAALSRKPLPDELKLLTELQSKHHQQYATDKAAVDELLKSGGKPAAKDLDATELASWTSVARTILNLHETITRN
- a CDS encoding acetyl-CoA carboxylase carboxyltransferase subunit beta; amino-acid sequence: MATTSFTRKSLGSEGVEPAVTPLTATAETAFFRKPKLGSSKTRKKEIPEGLWKKCPNCASILYDKELDANLKVCPKCSHHFTIGARERIHSLVETCSFEEMDAGMTSVDVLKFTGVATYASKLEDYQDRTNLKDAVTTGIGRIGGQAVALGVMDFSFLGGSMGSVVGEKLTRLIEAGTSRGLPVIIISTSGGARMYEGMFSLMQMAKTSAALAYHGRARLPYISVLTHPTTAGVMASYASLGDLILAEPGAMIGFAGPRVIKDTTQADLPPGFQTAEFLLDHGLIDAIVPRKDLNQSLGVFLEFLMAGRHGKSVT